In the Sandaracinus amylolyticus genome, AAGCGATCGATGCGCGCCTCGGTGAGCCGCCGCGCCTCCGCGAGCGCACCGAGCGCCGCCTGACGGTTGCCGGTCGACGAGTACGCGAGCGCGAGCGGCACGAGGCAGCGCACCTGGGCCTCGACGTCCGACGTCTCGCGCGAGAGCGTGAGCGCCTGCTCGAAGAAGTGGATGCCACCGCGGTGATCGCCGAGGCGCATGCACGACTCCGCGGTCGCGAGGACGATGTCGCGGAAGAGCGCGCGATCGTCGAGCTGACGCGCGATGTCGCCCGCGCGATCGAGCCAACGCCGCCCTTCGTCGACACGGTGGGCCGCGACCAGCAGTCGGCCGCGCAACAGCGAGAGGCGCGCGATCCAGTCGCGCCGATCGAGCGCCTCCGCGAGCTCGACGCCGCTCGCCATGCGCGTGATGCCGCGGTCGAGCGCGCGCGCCTTCCAGCACAGCTCGCCGATGCGCTTGTAGAGGGCGAGCATGCGCTCGCGATCCGGCACCGCCATCTGCGAGAGCAGATCGATCGCGCGCTCGAACGCCTGCACCGCGCCTTCGTGCGCGAGCTCGGCGACCATGCGATCGCCCGCGCGCACCAGGTACTCGACGGCCTTCGCGCGATCACCGGCCTCGCGCCAGTGCGACGCGAGCCGCTCCGCGAGCTCGTCGAGGCGCTGCGGATGGAGGCGCTCCAGCGATGCCGCGACGGCGCCGTGGATCTCGCGTCGCGTCTCGAGGGTCAGCCCTTCGCGCAGCACCTCGCCGACGAGATCGTGCGCGAACGCGAGCTCGGTCGCGCCTGCACGGGCGACGAGGCCGCGCCCCTCGAGCACCGCGAACGCCTCGCTCACGACCGCGACCTCTTCGCCCGCGACGTCCGCGACGAGCTCGGCGTGGAAGCGCGCGCCCGCGACCGCGGCGATCTGCAGGAAGTGGCGGTCCGCGACGCCGAGCCGCGAGAGGCGCGCTCCGACGATGCCGCGGAGCGTCTTCGGGACCTCGACCTCGGCGACCTCGGGCCGGTAGATCACGCGCCCCGAGCGGATCTCGACGGCGCCCGCGTCGGTGAGCGCCTTCACGTACTCCTCGACGTAGAGCGGGTTGCCCGCGCTCTTGCCGGTCACCTCGCGCAGCAGATCGATCGGCACCTCTTCCGCGGCGAGGCGCGTCGCGGTGAGCCGCGCGATGTCGTCGTCGCTCATCGGTCCGATCGTGAGCTCGTGGTACGTCGGCGCGCCCTGCCATCCGTGCACGAAGCCCGGGCGGTACGCGAGCACCACGGCGATGCGCGCCTCGCGTCCGTCGCGGATCAGCGCGTCGAGCAGCATCTGCGACTCGTCGTCGAGCGACTCCGCGGAGTCGAACGCGAACACGGTCAGGCGATCCTGCGCGAGCTTCAGCGCGACGCGCCCGATCGCGGGGCGTAGCGCGCGCACCAGCGGATCGGATCCCTCGGGCAGCGGTCCTGCGCCGAGCGCCGCGCCGATCGCGGCGACGTCCTGCTGCACGAGACCGAGCTCACGCAGTCGTCCGACCTTCGCGTCGCGCTCGTGATCGGGCTCGAACTCGTCGACGCCGAGCACCACACGCATGATCTCGGTGATGCCCGAGAGCGGCACGGTGCGTCCGTGGCGCGCGCACGTCGCGATGTACATGCCGACGTCGTGGCCGCCGAGCTTCAGGCGACGGCGCGTCTCGAGCAGCAGGCGCGTCTTGCCGACGCCCGCTTCGCCCGCGAGGCCGAGCATCTTGAGCTTGCCGCGGTTCGCGAGCGCGAGGATCTCGCCCATCTGCCGCAGCTCTTCGCGGCGCCCGACGAACTTGCCCGATGCGTCGGGGAGATCGCGCTCTTCCTCGAGCAGGTGCGGCGGATCGTCGCCGTCGCCGTGAGGCAGCGTGAGGAAGAGGCCCGCGATGATGCGCTGGGCCGCGGGCGAGACGAGGACCTGCCGCGTCGCCGCGCGCGATGCGAGCGTGCGCGTGCTGTCGAGCAGCCGCTCGAAGGCCTCGTCGCGAATGGGCTCGCCCGCGAGATCGACGAGGATGCGCCCGCAGTCGATCGCGATCTGCACCGGCACGTCGGGCGTGCCGGTCTGCGTGCCGGTCGCGGCCGCGCGCACGAGGCGCAGCGCGCACCGCGCCGCCGACTCCGAGTCGCGCCCGTCGGGGTCGCGCACGCCGAAGAGCAGCGCGACCGCGGGCACGTCGAGCGCGCGCGGGGGCTCGTCGATGCGCACGCCGCCGTAACGACGCGCGAGCCGCTCGACGACCTCGTCGGCGACGAACGACGCCGACTCCGAGCGCATCACGAGCACCGTGACGTCGCGACGCTCCGCGGTCGGACGCGCGACCCCGGTGCTGCCGCGACGCGGCTGCGACTCCGATCCGCTGCTCGACGGACCGCTGCGGGTGGCACGCGAGAACGGCACCTGCACCGGCGTCGCCGGCGGCGCGTACGCGCCCTTGCTGCCCTCCTCGTCGAACATCGCGCGCAGGCGCGCGGCGTCGCGCTCCTGCTCGTGCGCCTGGCTCACCTCGCGCAGGTCCTGGAGGTATCGCGCGAGGTCGTGCCCTCCCACGCGGCGACCGCTCGCGTAGAGGAACTGCACGAGATCTTCGTACAGACGTCCCGCGTTCGCGTGGCGCAGCTCGGGCTGCGGCGCGAGCGCGCGATCGACGATCGCCGCGAGCTCGTCGGGCACGTCGGGCACGACCGTCTTGAGGGGCGGCGCGTCCCCCTCGCGCACCCGGCGCAGCGTCTCGTACGCCGACTCGTGCTGGAACGGACTCTCTCCGCTCAGCGCCTCGAAGAGCACGATGCCGAGCGCGTAGAGATCGGTGCGCGAGTCGACGTTCTCACCGCGCGCCTGCTCGGGGCTCATGTACGCGTACTTGCCCTTGAGCACGCCCTCGTCGGCCGCGTCGTCGGCGATCGTCTTCGCCTTCGCGATGCCGAAGTCGGTGAGCTTCACCTCGCCTTCGAACGAGAGCAGCACGTTCTGCGGCGACACGTCGCGATGCACGATGTGCAGCGGGCGCAGGCTCGCGTCGCGGCGTCGATGCGCGTAGTCGAGCCCCTTCGCGAGCTCGCTGACGACGAACACCGCGAGCTCCTGCGAGAGCGGGCGCCTGTAGCGCGCACCGCGGCGCAGCACCGTCGCGAGGTCGTAGCCCGCGACGTACTCCATCGCGATGAAGTAGGTCTCGTCGGCGCGCCCGAGGTCGAACACCTGCACGATGTTCGCGTGCGAGAGCGTGACCGCGATCTTCGCCTCGTTGATGAACATCTCGACGAAGCGAGGGTTGCGGCTCAGCTCCGGCAGGATGCGCTTGATGACGAGGATCTTCTCGAAGCCCTCGACGCCGTGGGACTTCGCTTTGAACACCTCGGCCATGCCGCCGCGCGCGAGCAGCTGCAGCAGCTGGTACTTGCCGTAGACGACGGGGGCGAGCTCGGGCGGCGGCATCGGAAGCGCGGTCGCGGCCGAGGGTCGTCGCGCGATGCGATCCCCCCGAATCCGATCGAATGAGCATACCGCAAACGCCTCTGCGGATCGCCAGTTCTCGTGTCGCGTGCGATGCGATCAGGAGGCGCTGGCGGCCACCGCGGCGCCCTCGCCCGACACCGTGCCCTCGTTCTCGTCGAGGAACTGCAGGTGATGGAGGCGCGCGTAGAGGCCGCCTTTCGCGATCAGCTCGTCGTGGGTGCCGACCTCGGCGATCCGGCCACGGTGCATAACGACGATCCGGTCAGCATTTCGGATGGTCGAGAGCCGGTGCGCGATGACCAGCGACGTACGGCCGCGGAGCAGCGCCGCGACGGCGTGCTGGAGCCGCGCCTCGGTCTCGCTGTCGACGTTGGCGGTGGCCTCGTCGAGGATCAGGTACGGGCGATCGAGGTAGAGGGCGCGCGCGAACGCGAGCATCTGTCGCTCGCCCGCGCTGAAGTTCGCGCCGCGCTCGTCGATCTTCACGTGGAGGCCGCCGCGGCGCTCGACCATCGGCCACGCGCCGACGCGATGGAGGGCGTCCTCGACGCGCGCGACGTCGGGGCTCTCCGCGAACGCGCTCACGTTCTCCAGGATCGTCCCCGAGAACAGGAAGACGTCCTGGGGCACCACCGCGAAGCGGCTGCGCAGCGTGTCGGCGTGCAGCGCGCGCACGTCTTCGCGGTCGACGAGCACGTGCCCGCGCGTGACGTCGTAGAGGCGCAGCAGCAGCGCGGTGAGCGTGGTCTTGCCGGCGCCGGTCGCGCCCACGATCGCGATGGTCTCGCCGCGATGCACGTCGAGATCGAGATCGCGCACCACGGGATGCCCCGCGCGATACGCGAACTCGACGTCGCGGAACGCGAGCGCGACGTGGCTCGGAACGCTCGGCACCTCGCCCACGTCGAGCCCCTCGGGCGCGTCGCGCTCGTCCATGTCGAGCAGCGCGAACACGCGCTCCGACGCCGCGAGCGACGACTGCAGGATCGTGTACTTCTGCGAGAGCTCGCGGATCGGCACGAAGAAGCGCTGGATGTACTCGTAGAACGCGACGACCGTCCCGACGTACGCCGCGGACGACGTCGCATCGAGCACGCCGCTCCGCACCGACGCGTACCAGAGCACGAGCGCGACGGTGATCGCGGAGATCGACTCGACGATCGAGAAGAGCAGCGCGTCGTAGCGGATCGAGCGGTAGTTCGCGTCGCGGTGGTGCGCGTTGATCTCGCGGTACTCACCGAGGCAGTCGCGCTCGCGACCGAACGCCTGCACGATCGCGATGCCCTGCACCTGCTCCGCGACGTACGCGTTGAGCTGCGCGATGGTCGCGCGGATCTCGCGGAAGGCCTCGCGCATGCGCTTGCGGATCGCGTTCACCGCGAGGGCGAGCGGAGGCAGCGCGCAGCACACGACGAGCGTGAGCCGCACGTCGAGGTAGAGCATGAAGCAGACGATGCCGACGAGCATGACGACGTCGGCGACCGCGAGCACCGCGCCCGATGCGAAGAGCTCGCCCATCGCGTCGGAGTCGTTGGTCACGCGCGTGACCACGCGACCGACCGGCGTCTTGTCGAGGTACGCGAGCGGGAGGCGCTGCACCTTCTCGTAGGTCGCGGCGCGCAGATCCGCGATGGTGCGCTGACCGCCGAGCTGCAGCGCGTACTGCTGCGCGAAGCGCGCGACGAAGTCGACGAGCACCGCGATGCCGAAGAAGAGCGTGACGCGACCGAGGATGCTCGCGCTGCGGTCGACGAGCGCGGCGTCGATCGCATCGCGGATGAAGAGCGGCTGCACGAGCCCCGCGATCGCGCTCACCGGCACGAGCAGGAACGTGATCGCGAAGAGCACCCAGTGATTGCGCGCCCAGGGCAAGAGGCGCTTCAGCAGCGCGAGGTCGTAAGTCTTCTCGCCGCCGCCCGACTCGAGCGGCGGACGGACGCGATCGCGCGTCGTCGTGGTGTCGCTGCTCATTGGAGGGCCGAGATCTCCCGCTCGAGGCGCTGCCGCGCCGCGAGCCGCGCGTAGAGCCCGTCCTTCGCGACGAGCTCGTCGTGCGTGCCGTGCTCCACCACGCGCCCGTGATCGAGCACCACGATGCGATCGGCGCGCGCCGCCGCTGCGATGCGATGGGTGACGAGCACCAGCGTGCGCCCCTCCGCGGCGCGCTCGAGTGCTTCGAGGATCGCGGTCTCGGTGCGCGCATCGACGGCGCTCATCGGGTCGTCGAGCACCAGCACGCGCGGGTCGTTCAGGAGCGCGCGCGCGAGCGCGAGGCGCTGCTTCTGGCCGCCCGAGAGCTGCACGCCGCGCTCGCCGACGACCGTCGCGAAGCCCTCGGGCATCGCCTCGATCTCGTCGAGCACGCAGGCCTCGCGCGCCGCGTGGCGGATGCGCTCGTGCGCTTCGGGCGCATCGGGATCGTCGAGCGCGAACGCGAGGTTCTTCTCGACCGTCGTCGAGAACAAGAAGGGCTCCTGCTGCGCGTAGCCGACGCGATCACGAAGGTCGCGCAGCTGCAGGTGCGTGACGTCGTCGCCGTCGAGGAAGACGCGCCCCTCGGGGGTCGGCAAGAGGCGCGGGAGGAGCGCGGCGAGCGTGCTCTTGCCGCTGCCGGTCGCACCGACGACCGCGAGGCGACCGCCCGCGGGCACCTCGAACGCGACGTCCTCGAGCACGCGGCGCTCCTGGTACGCGAACGTGAGCCCGTCGACGCGCAGCGCGCCCTCGTGCCCCGCGCGCTTCGCGTCCGGTGCCTCGCGCACGTCGGGCATGCTCTCGAGGATCTCGCCCACCCGCGCATACGAGGCGCGGCCGCGCTGGAGGATCGAGAGGATGTAGCCGAAGGCCAGCGTGGGCCAGAGCAGCTGACCGAGGTACGCGTTGAACGCCGCGAACTCGCCGACGGTGAGCGACCCCTCGAGCACCATCGCGCCGCCCTGCCACACGACGATGAGCGTGCCGATCGACGAGAGTCCGAAGAGCACCGGCCACATGAGCCCGCGCAGCGTGACGAGCTCCATGTTGCGATCGACCGCCTCGGCGTTGACCTTCGCGAAGCGCTCGCGCTGGTGCGGCTCGAGCCCGAGCGAGCGCACGAGGCGCGCGCCCGCGACGTCCTCCTGCACGCGCTCCGCGAGCTTGCCGATCACCTGCTGCGCCGCGCTGCTGCGCTTGTAGAGAGCGCGCGCGAAGCCCGCCGACGAGAGCGCGATGAACGGGTACGGGATGAGCGCGAGCAGCGTGAGGCGCGGCGAGGTCGCGAACATCAGCGTGATCGCCGCGACGAACGCGAGGATCGAATTCACGACGTTGAGCCCCGCGAAGCCGACGAGCAGTCGCACCTGCGCGAGATCGTTCGTCGCGCGGCTCATGATCTCGCCCACCGACATGTGCCGGAAGAACGAGGGGCCGAGCGCGTGCAGTCGCTCGAGCAGCGCGTTGCGGAGGTCGTACTCGACGTCGCGACCGACGTTGAAGATCTGGATGCGCGAGGCGGTGCGCACCACCCACGCGCCGGTGGCGAGCCCGATGACCCAGAGCGCCATCTGCTGCACCTGGGCGAGCTGATCGGCGCGCAGCGCGTCGAGCCCGAGGCGCAGCATCCACGGGATCGCCTTCTCGGCGGCTTGCGTGAGCAGGAGCAGCGTGAAGCCGAACGCGAGACGCCTCGCGTAGGGCCTCACGGTCTCGCTCAGCGTTGGCGCTCGCGCGCTCGTCGATTGATCGGGACCGGCCACGGGGCGCGGTCTCTTTGGCACCGGCGCTCCGAAACGGCAATCCCTGCCTCGACGGAAGGACAGAGCCCCGCAGCGCGCACATCCGCACTGCGGGGCCCCATCGAGATCACCTCAGCGGCGACGACGTGCGCGCCACGTCGCGAGCGCCGCGAGCAGCCCGATCGCGAGGAGACCGCCGCGCGCGCCCTCACCGCGGCCCGGCGCGCTGCATCCGCATCCGCCGCTCGACGGCGGGCGGCAGATCGACACGCTCGGATCGTCGGTCGCGACGCACGAGAACCCGTCGGGGCACGGCGCACCGAGGTTGCAGATGCGCGTGCAGTACGACTCCTCGTCCTCCACCGCGCAGATGCCGCCGAGGCAGTCCGCGTTGGTGCCGCACTCGCTGCCGAGGCCACCGGTGTCGGGCACGCACACCGAGGTCTCGCCCGCCGCGAGGCAGCTGAAGCCGCTCGGGCACGGCGCGCCCTCACCGCAGCGATCGGTGCAGAACGAGTCGCCCTCGAGCATCGCGCACAGGCGCGACGTGCAGTCCGTCTCGACCTCGCAGGGATCACCGAGCGAGCCCGAGCGCTGGCACGAGCCACAGCCCGACACCGCTCCGACCTGGCAGGCGAAGCCTTCCGCGCAGCCGCTCGCACCACCGGGTGCGCACGGCGTCGAGCAGCGCCCGTTCGCGCAGTAGAGCGACGCGCACTCGGTCGCGGCACCGCACGCCTCGCCGATCGCGCGCGATCCCGCAGTGCCCTGCACGCACACGCCCGCGGCGCCGCAGCTGCCGGTCGCCTCGCCGCTGCAGTACCAGCCGCCCGGGCACGACGTCGGGCTCAGCCAGTCGCACGACTGCGAGCAGCGACCCGCGAAGCAGAGGCCCGACTGGCACTCGGTGCTCGCGCCGCAGTCCGCTCCGATCGCGCCACCGGTGGTCGGACGCGCCTCGCACATGCGGGTGGTCGTGTTGCAGCGCTGGGTCGCCGAGCACTGCGAGTCCGACGTGCAGCCCGACGACGACGTGCTGCAGGTCGGCGTGCTGCCGACGAACCGCGCGCAGAAGCTGCCGGCGGTCCCGACGTTCACGCAGACGTCCCCGCCGCACTGCGCGTTCGTGGTGCACGGAGTCCCGCAGTACGCGGCGTCGTCGCTGTAGCCGAGGCACGCGTTGCCGGCGGCGCAGTCTCCGCCGGTCGTGCAGGGCGAGCACATCCCGCCGTCACCGCCGCCCGTCATCGTCACGCAGGTGCCGCCCTCGCAGACCTGGCCCGAGGGGCAGCCCGTCGTCGTGCAGTCCGACGTGCCGCTGCGCGGATAGAGCGCGCAGATGCCGTTCTGATCGTCGGTGCGCAACGAGAGCGTGCCGCCCGAGTACGCGTAGTACATGACCGCGCTCGAGTCCGACGAGTGATCGAGGCCGTAGTAGTGCCCCGCCTCGTGCAGCACGATCGAGTACGCGTTCACGCGGTTGCCCGATCCCGGACCGGTCGACCACGTGTAGTTCACGCCGTTGAGCATCATGTCGGCGCGGAAGATCTGCGATCCCGAGTACTGCGGGATCGTCACGCCGATCGCGTTCGCGTCGAAGCCGCGCTCGCCCCACCCGCTCTCGAGCCAGCCGACGGTGTTCGCGCTGTCGCGCTCCGACGGGACGCGCGAGACCGCGCCGAGATAGTTGGTGGTCAAACTGGTGCACGACACGCGCGACCAGTCGTCCATGCCCTGGCGCACGATCGTCTCGCTCATCGCGAACCCGCCGAGATCGGGCGAGCCCGCGTTGTTGAGCTCGTACGGCGCAGCGGTGCGCCAGACGGGACGCTGGGACGTGAGCGGAGCCCACGCCGAAGCCCGGTGCGCGACGAGCGCGCCCAGCGCGATCACCAGGGTGATCGCGGCGAGGTGGCGGCGGCTCATCGCGCACCTCCGCCCAGCGCGCGGCCGGTGGTCGGGTCGTTCTCGATCTGCTCGAGCGTCGCGCGGACGTACGCGAGGAAGTCGTCGAGGCGCATCGCGCGCACGCCACCGTGCTCGATCGCCATCGGACCGCTCGCCCACGTCGCGAACCCGACCGACGTGGTGTCGCGCACCACGACGTCGTCCGCGCCGGCGAACCCACGGAGGATCGAGAAGCGCCCCTGCACCATCGCGTACGTGCGCAGCGCGCCGTCGGGCGTGCGACGCAGGAACACGACGACCTCGTCGCCGCGCGTGTACTCGGGCGTGCCCGCGATGCGCGTCGAGACGATGTCGGTCTCACCGCCCAGCTCGTCGATGCGCACGAGCTCGCCGCCCGAGCCCTTCACCCACTCGCGCACGCGGAGCGTGGTGATCGTGTGCGGCTCTGCGCCGCCCGAGGGCGACATCACGAGACGCGCGCCGACGTTCTCCACGACACCGACGACGATCGCGTCCGCGTCGCGCACCATCGCCTCGAGCGGCACCTCGACCATCACGGTCGCGCGCGCCCGTGGCTGGAAGACTGTGGCCGCGACCACGATCGACAGAGCGGCGAGCGCGATGCGCGCCCCCGCCCAACGCAAGCTCCCCATCACGCCCTCCACGACATCCTCGCGGGCGCCGTCGTCGCCCGGAGGAAATGCGGGGCGGAACTCTATCAACTCCGTCAAGCGGAGCGAGAGCGTGTCCGCTCACTGCACGATCCGCGCGATCAGGCCCCCGCGCGCGCGGAGAGAAGAGCACCGCGCTCGATGACGCCCCAGCTCTTGTGGTTCTTGCCCGCGAGCTGCGTGAGACCGAGCGCCTCGTAGAGCCCGGGGATGGCCATGAGCACGCCGGGCGCGGCGCGCAGCGCCTTCTCGAGCGCGTCACGCACCTCGGGCAGCGGGCGATCGCCGGGGATCAGCAGCTTGCCGAACACGGCGCGATGCTCGGTGGGCGCCTCGTGCTCGTGCTTGGTGAGCACCTCACCGGCCGCGCAGCGCGCGCAGACCTGCTCGACGCGCTGGCCGTGGACGTAGAGCACCACGCCCTCGGGGAGCTGCTCCCCGAGCGCCCTCACCTGCCCGTCGGTCTGCTCGAGCGCGAGGAAGCGGAAGCGACGCTCGTCGCCGGGCTTGAGCACGGCGAGCATCGGAAAGACGGGCACGGCGCGACCCTCGTGGGGGATCGTGCCGGTCGGCGCCGCGTCCCAGAGCACGACGTCGCCCCAGTCGGCGATCGCCTCGCGGAACGTCGGGCTCCGCACGACGCCGTGGAGCGGCGAGAGCGGCTGGACCCAGACCCGCTCGAACGACGCGGCTGCGTCGGGCACGAACGCCGCGAGGCCGTGCCCGGGGCCACGGGTGGGCACGCGGAGCTGCGCGGCGGGCAGGTCGGGCACGAAGGGCAGGCGCTCGGGGGCGGCCTCTGCGGCGAGCCCCAGGGCGCGCAGGGCCGCGGCGGCCTCCTCGCCCTCCCCGGCGCCGATCGCGGCACCTGCGAGGTGGAAGAGCACCGGGCGCCGCTCTCCGAGCTTCTCGCGCGCCTTGCGGAACGCGAGGAGCGCGGCGCGGAAGCGCCCCGCCCACTTGTGGCAGAGCCCGAGGTCGACGAGCCACTCGCCGCGGGCGCCGTGGCGCGCGATCGCGCGCTCGAAGGCAGCGACGGCGTCGGCGTCACGCGCCGGGCCGAGGCGTCGCAGCGCGTTCGCGTACGCGATGGTGAGCGCGCCGCCGCGATCGGCGTCCGCCGACGCCTCGGACGAGAGCGCCGCGAGCAGCTTTTCCGCGTGCCGCGCGGCCACCGTCGCGGCGCCTTCGCCGATCGCCGGCTCGTCGAGGGGACGCCGCTCGTCGACACGCACGAGCGCAGTGATCGCGGCCGCCGCGAGCGCCGGGTCGGCGGCGCCGAAACGATCGAGGATCGCGGTCAGGTCCTCCACCGCGCCCGGCCGCGAGGGCGACGCCTGCAGGAGCACCGCCCACGCGGAGGCGACCTCGGGGTCGCGCGTCAGCGCCGCGCGGAACGGTTCGAGGTGGGACCAGGCGGCGTCGGCGCTGCGCTCGGCGAGCGCGCGCTGCATGGCGGCCTCGAGCTCGGTGGGCTTGGAGGACATCGAGGTCCGCGAGTATGGGGCGGGGCCTGGGCCCCGCCACCCGCGGTCCTCGTCAATGTTGAAGCGTGGCCGTCGTCTCGCCGCTCAGCACGCCGGGCCCGACCGTGACCGTCAGCCGGACCACGTCCCCGGCGCGATGCGCGGCGATGGCGGTGCGCAGCTCGTCGACGTTGCGCACCGGCACGCCGTCGACCGCGGTGATGATGTGCCCGGTCCACGCGACGCCGAGACGCGCGACGAGCGGGGGCGGCGGCTCGGCCGCGCCGAGCAGGCCCGCGCGCTGCGCCGCCGAGCCCGGCATCGTGCGCTGCACGCGCACGCCGACGTAGCCGCCCTGATCCCAGTTCTCACCGACGACACCGAGATCCATCTGCTGCGCGGGCGCGGGGTCCGGCGGGGTCGGCGTCGCGGCGGTGGTCGTGGTGGTGGTGGTCGTCGTCGTGGTCGTCGACGTGCTGGCGGTCGCGGTCGCGCCACGGCGCGTCTCGCGCACTCGGTCGAGCACCTCGGACACGTAGTTCGCGGGCACCGCGAAGCCGATGCCGTGCGAGCCGCCGGTGCGCGAGAGGATCGCGGTGTTGACGCCGATCACGCGGCCGCGGCGATCCACCAGCGGGCCGCCGGAGTTGCCGGGGTTGATCGGCGCGTCGGTCTGGATGAGACGGCGCGCCATGCCGCCGCCGATGCCCGGCACGTCGCGGCGCGCGCTGACGATGCCCTGGGTGAGCGTGCCGTCGAGCCCGAACGGCGAGCCGAACGCGAGCACGGTCTGACCGACCTCGACGCGATCCGAGTCGGTGAGCTCGAGCGGCGGCGAGGGCACCGTCCCGCCCTGCACCTCGAGGATCGCGAGGTCGTGGCTGGGATCGATCTCGATGATCGACGCGCTCAGCGTGGTGCCGCTCCCGAAGCGCACCTGGACGCGACCGCCGCGCCCTCCGCCCGCCTCGACGACGTGCGCGTTGGTGATGATCCAGCGCTCGCGCCCGACCACGAAGCCCGATCCGCTCGAGGGACCCGCGACGACCGTCACGGTGCTCTGCTGGAGGCGCCGCGCGATCGCGATGCGGCGCTCCTCGGTCATCGCCTGCGCGTCGGCGTGCGCGGGCAGGAGCGTGGTGAGGACGGCCGCCGCGGGCGCGCACGCGCCGAGGACGAGGGCGAGCGTGCGAGCCTTCCAACTGTCGATGCGGCGGCCAGGCGCGGTCATTCCAAACCTCCGGAGATGGTTCCCCACGGACACCGCGCGAGGCCTCCGCTTTGGGCCGCCCCGGGGCTCCTCGACACGACAAGCGTACGCCGTTCCAAGTTCCCGCGCTCCCTGTCCCGACGAGCAGGAGACGCGCCGCAGTCGCGACCAGGTGACAGAGCGCTCTTGACCTGGACGCCCGCGCCCCGATAGACGGGCGTGGCATGGCGGACGATCTCGGCGCGCGACTGCTCCGCGCGGGGTTGGTCACCCGGGATCAGCTCGCCGAGACGTTGGCCACCGCGCCGGCGCACGGAGGCGCGCTCGTCGCGGCGCTGGTCTCGCGTGGGGTCCCGGAGGACGCCATCGCCGGGTTTTTCCTGGCCGACGGATTCGGGCCGCTGATGGAGGCGGACGACCTCGCCAAGGCCGATCCCGGCGCGCGGCGACGGCTCTCGGGCGCGATGGCGGCGGACCTCCTGGCGATGCCGGTGCGCTCCAGCCCGGCGGGGCTCGTGGTCGCGATGGCCGCACCCTCGGATCGTCACGCGGT is a window encoding:
- a CDS encoding matrixin family metalloprotease; translation: MTTNYLGAVSRVPSERDSANTVGWLESGWGERGFDANAIGVTIPQYSGSQIFRADMMLNGVNYTWSTGPGSGNRVNAYSIVLHEAGHYYGLDHSSDSSAVMYYAYSGGTLSLRTDDQNGICALYPRSGTSDCTTTGCPSGQVCEGGTCVTMTGGGDGGMCSPCTTGGDCAAGNACLGYSDDAAYCGTPCTTNAQCGGDVCVNVGTAGSFCARFVGSTPTCSTSSSGCTSDSQCSATQRCNTTTRMCEARPTTGGAIGADCGASTECQSGLCFAGRCSQSCDWLSPTSCPGGWYCSGEATGSCGAAGVCVQGTAGSRAIGEACGAATECASLYCANGRCSTPCAPGGASGCAEGFACQVGAVSGCGSCQRSGSLGDPCEVETDCTSRLCAMLEGDSFCTDRCGEGAPCPSGFSCLAAGETSVCVPDTGGLGSECGTNADCLGGICAVEDEESYCTRICNLGAPCPDGFSCVATDDPSVSICRPPSSGGCGCSAPGRGEGARGGLLAIGLLAALATWRARRRR
- a CDS encoding S1C family serine protease — protein: MTAPGRRIDSWKARTLALVLGACAPAAAVLTTLLPAHADAQAMTEERRIAIARRLQQSTVTVVAGPSSGSGFVVGRERWIITNAHVVEAGGGRGGRVQVRFGSGTTLSASIIEIDPSHDLAILEVQGGTVPSPPLELTDSDRVEVGQTVLAFGSPFGLDGTLTQGIVSARRDVPGIGGGMARRLIQTDAPINPGNSGGPLVDRRGRVIGVNTAILSRTGGSHGIGFAVPANYVSEVLDRVRETRRGATATASTSTTTTTTTTTTTTAATPTPPDPAPAQQMDLGVVGENWDQGGYVGVRVQRTMPGSAAQRAGLLGAAEPPPPLVARLGVAWTGHIITAVDGVPVRNVDELRTAIAAHRAGDVVRLTVTVGPGVLSGETTATLQH